From a single Canis aureus isolate CA01 chromosome 5, VMU_Caureus_v.1.0, whole genome shotgun sequence genomic region:
- the CD14 gene encoding monocyte differentiation antigen CD14 — translation MMRTPCLLLLLLPPVLCVSETSLEPCEVDDDDFRCFCNFTDPQPDWSSAFQCMIAVEVEIHGGGRSLEQFLKGADADPKQYADMVRALRLRRLTVASAQVPAVLVTAFLRALGYSRLKELTLQDLEVTGTPPPPPLEATGPALSTLTLRNVSWATGSAWLAELQRWLKPGLKVLNIAQAHSLAFSCARLRTFPALTTLDLSDNPGLGEHGLASALCPQKFPALQALVLRNAGMDTPNGVCAAMAVAGVQPRRLDLSHNSLRATAPGAPACVWPSALDSLNLSFSGLRQVPKGLPARLSVLDLRCNKLNREPRPEELPKVSNLTLDGNPFLDPEAPKYQENPTTSGVVPSCARSGLAVGMSGTLAVLQRVGGFA, via the exons ATG ATGCGCACACCctgcttgctgctgctgctgctgccgccggtGCTGTGCGTCTCTGAGACCTCACTAGAGCCCTGCGAAGTAGATGACGACGATTTCCGCTGCTTCTGCAACTTCACGGATCCGCAGCCCGACTGGTCCAGCGCATTCCAGTGTATGATTGCCGTCGAGGTGGAGATCCACGGCGGCGGCCGCAGCCTGGAACAATTTCTAAAGGGCGCAGACGCGGACCCAAAGCAGTACGCTGACATGGTCAGGGCCCTGCGTTTGCGGCGGCTCACCGTGGCCTCTGCACAGGTTCCTGCTGTGCTGGTGACCGCCTTCCTGCGGGCGCTGGGGTACTCCCGCCTCAAGGAACTGACGCTGCAGGACCTGGAGGTAACCGgcacgccgccgccgccgcctctggAAGCCACTGGGCCTGCGCTGTCCACCCTCACCCTCCGGAACGTGTCGTGGGCAACGGGAAGTGCCTGGCTCGCCGAACTGCAGCGGTGGCTGAAGCCGGGCCTCAAGGTACTGAACATCGCGCAGGCACACTCGCTTGCTTTTTCCTGCGCACGACTCCGCACCTTCCCGGCGCTCACCACCTTAGACCTATCCGACAATCCCGGACTGGGAGAGCACGGACTGGCTTCGGCTCTCTGTCCGCAAAAGTTCCCGGCCCTCCAGGCTCTCGTCTTGCGCAACGCGGGAATGGATACGCCGAACGGCGTGTGCGCGGCGATGGCGGTGGCGGGTGTGCAACCCCGCCGCCTAGACCTCAGCCACAACTCGCTGCGCGCTACCGCCCCAGGCGCTCCTGCGTGTGTCTGGCCCAGCGCACTGGACTCTCTCAACTTGTCCTTCTCTGGGCTGCGGCAGGTGCCTAAGGGACTACCCGCCAGGCTGAGCGTGCTCGATCTTAGGTGCAACAAGCTGAACAGAGAGCCTCGGCCAGAAGAGCTGCCTAAGGTGAGTAACCTGACACTGGACGGGAATCCCTTTCTGGACCCCGAAGCTCCCAAGTACCAAGAAAACCCGACGACGTCTGGCGTGGTCCCATCCTGTGCGCGTTCGGGCCTGGCGGTGGGGATGTCAGGAACTCTCGCGGTGCTTCAAAGGGTGGGGGGCTTTGCCTGA